One region of Catenuloplanes indicus genomic DNA includes:
- a CDS encoding alpha/beta hydrolase, producing MTPVRRTPHRALAALAATMLAVSGCSLPVFSPGGDNSARERQQPGGGTGPDSLAWRNCAEIPQQLYGQKAPRMRYECATIPVPKDWNNPSNGQTFELALMRVRSTQQKDRIGSLLINPGGPGGSGIDTAAYLSFGPQVQGLPTEILERFDVIGFDPRGVSRSSPVKCISDADLDASYGSEPDPETQAEFDEIVALNQRIGAECGTKYGADLPLFSTEQAARDIDAIRAAVGDEKLTYLGYSYGTLLGATYAQLFPQNIRAMVLDGAVDPQQGMVAGSESQAKGFERAFDNFSAWCRATPAQCPIAPDARATLNELLDKARANPLRGADGREATAGWIFYSAVAALYTELYWPELGKALGALRDGDPDPMFELADTYTSRTDQGEYDNQADALLAVNCADSEEKVTAEQVRTLQLEWEKKYPLFGPALAMGMLGCAFWPGARDPYPTGAAQGAPPIVVVGTVGDPATPYEQTAVLAGMLGTGQVLTWEGEGHTAYPNTRCITQAVDGYLIDLEVPAKDLRCPAG from the coding sequence ATGACCCCCGTGCGTCGCACACCTCACCGCGCGCTGGCCGCGCTGGCCGCCACGATGCTGGCGGTGTCCGGCTGCTCGCTGCCGGTCTTCTCACCGGGCGGGGACAACAGCGCACGGGAGCGGCAGCAACCCGGGGGCGGTACCGGGCCGGACAGCCTGGCCTGGCGCAACTGCGCCGAGATCCCGCAGCAGCTGTACGGGCAGAAGGCGCCGCGCATGCGCTACGAGTGCGCCACGATCCCGGTGCCGAAGGACTGGAACAACCCGTCGAACGGGCAGACGTTCGAGCTCGCGCTGATGCGGGTGCGCTCCACCCAGCAGAAGGACCGGATCGGCTCGCTGCTGATCAACCCGGGCGGGCCGGGCGGCTCCGGCATCGACACCGCGGCGTACCTGTCGTTCGGCCCGCAGGTGCAGGGCCTGCCGACGGAGATCCTGGAGCGGTTCGACGTGATCGGCTTCGACCCGCGCGGCGTCTCCCGGTCGTCACCGGTCAAGTGCATCTCGGACGCGGACCTGGACGCCAGCTACGGCTCCGAGCCGGACCCGGAGACGCAGGCGGAGTTCGACGAGATCGTGGCGCTGAACCAGCGGATCGGCGCGGAGTGCGGCACGAAGTACGGCGCGGACCTGCCGCTCTTCTCCACCGAGCAGGCCGCGCGGGACATCGACGCGATCCGGGCCGCGGTCGGCGACGAGAAGCTGACCTACCTGGGCTACTCGTACGGCACGCTGCTCGGCGCCACCTACGCGCAGCTGTTCCCGCAGAACATCCGCGCGATGGTGCTGGACGGCGCGGTCGACCCGCAGCAGGGCATGGTGGCCGGCTCGGAGTCGCAGGCGAAGGGCTTCGAGCGCGCGTTCGACAACTTCTCCGCCTGGTGCCGGGCCACCCCGGCGCAGTGCCCGATCGCGCCGGACGCCCGGGCCACGCTGAACGAGCTGCTGGACAAGGCCCGGGCGAACCCGTTGCGCGGCGCGGACGGCCGGGAGGCGACGGCCGGCTGGATCTTCTACTCGGCCGTGGCCGCGCTCTACACCGAGCTGTACTGGCCGGAGCTGGGCAAGGCACTCGGCGCGCTGCGCGACGGCGACCCGGACCCGATGTTCGAGCTGGCCGACACGTACACCAGCCGCACCGACCAGGGCGAGTACGACAACCAGGCCGACGCGCTGCTGGCGGTGAACTGCGCGGACAGCGAGGAGAAGGTCACCGCGGAGCAGGTGCGCACGCTGCAGCTGGAGTGGGAGAAGAAGTACCCGCTGTTCGGGCCGGCGCTGGCGATGGGCATGCTGGGCTGCGCGTTCTGGCCGGGCGCGCGGGATCCGTACCCGACCGGGGCCGCGCAGGGCGCACCGCCGATCGTGGTGGTCGGCACGGTCGGTGACCCGGCCACGCCGTACGAGCAGACCGCGGTGCTGGCCGGCATGCTCGGCACCGGGCAGGTACTGACCTGGGAGGGCGAGGGTCACACGGCGTACCCGAACACCCGCTGCATCACGCAGGCGGTGGACGGCTACCTCATCGACCTGGAGGTCCCGGCGAAGGATCTGCGCTGCCCGGCCGGCTGA
- a CDS encoding AEC family transporter, producing MGGVLSGFAAIWVIATVGYLLARGRVLGEAAPEVLGRLVFFVATPALLFVTLSRTSLDRIVTGALLVFVVATILAALIHTLVARLVWRRGAGRTTIGALGASYVNAANLGLPIAAYVLGDVSLVVPVLLFQVLLAAPFALTVLDLASGRGRPSPRSVALLPARNPIMIASAAGIAVAASGWTPPALLLEPFELVGAAAVPGALLAFGMSVPGARPLHPGPEAPDRYLAVALKVIVQPALAYLIGRFLFGLDDAALFAAVVTSALPAAQNVFVFALRYRESETLARDVVMLSTLASALTMIVAAVFLT from the coding sequence ATGGGCGGGGTACTCAGCGGATTCGCCGCGATCTGGGTAATCGCCACGGTGGGTTACCTGCTCGCCCGCGGGCGGGTGCTCGGCGAGGCCGCACCCGAGGTGCTGGGCCGGCTGGTCTTCTTCGTCGCCACGCCGGCGCTGCTGTTCGTCACGCTGAGCCGGACCAGCCTGGACCGCATCGTCACCGGTGCGCTGCTCGTCTTCGTGGTCGCGACGATCCTGGCCGCGCTGATCCACACGCTGGTCGCGCGGCTGGTGTGGCGGCGGGGCGCGGGCCGGACCACGATCGGCGCACTCGGCGCGTCCTATGTGAACGCGGCCAACCTGGGCCTGCCGATCGCGGCGTACGTGCTCGGCGACGTCTCTCTGGTCGTACCGGTGCTGCTGTTCCAGGTCCTGCTCGCGGCGCCGTTCGCGCTGACCGTGCTGGACCTGGCGAGCGGTAGGGGCCGGCCGTCGCCGCGATCCGTGGCGCTGCTTCCGGCCCGCAACCCGATCATGATCGCGTCGGCGGCCGGGATCGCGGTCGCGGCGTCCGGGTGGACTCCACCGGCGCTGCTGCTGGAGCCGTTCGAGCTGGTCGGGGCCGCGGCGGTGCCGGGCGCGCTGCTGGCGTTCGGCATGTCGGTGCCGGGCGCGCGGCCGCTGCACCCGGGGCCGGAGGCGCCGGACCGCTACCTCGCGGTGGCGCTGAAGGTGATCGTCCAGCCCGCGCTGGCGTACCTGATCGGGCGGTTCCTGTTCGGCCTGGACGACGCCGCGCTGTTCGCGGCCGTGGTGACGTCCGCGCTGCCCGCTGCGCAGAACGTGTTCGTCTTCGCGCTGCGCTACCGGGAGTCCGAGACGCTCGCCCGGGACGTGGTCATGCTGTCCACGCTCGCCTCCGCGCTCACCATGATCGTCGCCGCGGTGTTCCTCACATGA
- a CDS encoding ATP-dependent DNA ligase — protein MDLPLLPPVKPMLAKPTGEIPAGQFYEPKWDGFRSIIFRDGAEVEIGSRNEKPMTRYFPEVVEAVLGNFPERAVIDGEIIVADTERNTLDFEALQQRIHPAASRVKLLSTETPASFVAFDLLALGDEDLTERPFAERRRRLVEALADASAPVHVTPITDDLETARRWFAEFEGAGLDGLIAKGPELTYQPDKRVMTKIKHKRTADCVVAGYRVHKSGADRIGSLLLGLYDERGTLVSVGVIGSFPMARRQELFHELQPLVTTFEEHPWNWAAHEQGERTPRRNEQSRWNAGKDLSFTPLRPERVVEVRYDYMEGVRFRHTAQFERWRPDREPQTCTYEQLERPVRFQLADVLGTR, from the coding sequence ATGGATCTTCCGCTGCTGCCGCCGGTCAAGCCGATGCTCGCCAAGCCGACCGGTGAGATCCCGGCCGGGCAGTTCTACGAGCCGAAGTGGGACGGGTTTCGGTCGATCATCTTTCGGGACGGGGCCGAGGTGGAGATCGGGAGCCGGAACGAGAAGCCGATGACCCGTTACTTCCCGGAGGTCGTCGAGGCGGTACTGGGGAACTTCCCGGAGCGGGCGGTGATCGACGGCGAGATAATCGTCGCGGACACCGAGCGGAACACGCTTGACTTCGAGGCGCTGCAGCAGCGCATCCATCCCGCGGCCAGCCGGGTGAAGCTGCTGTCGACCGAGACGCCGGCCAGCTTCGTCGCGTTCGATCTGCTGGCGCTCGGGGACGAGGATCTGACGGAGCGGCCGTTCGCGGAGCGCCGGCGGCGGCTGGTGGAGGCGCTGGCGGACGCGTCGGCGCCGGTTCACGTCACGCCGATAACGGATGATCTGGAGACCGCGCGGCGCTGGTTCGCGGAGTTCGAGGGCGCGGGGCTGGACGGGCTGATCGCCAAGGGGCCGGAGCTGACCTATCAGCCGGACAAGCGGGTGATGACGAAGATCAAGCACAAGCGGACCGCGGACTGCGTGGTGGCCGGGTACCGGGTGCACAAGTCGGGCGCGGACCGGATCGGGTCGTTGCTGCTCGGTCTCTACGACGAGCGCGGCACGCTGGTGTCGGTCGGCGTGATCGGCTCGTTCCCGATGGCCCGGCGGCAGGAACTGTTCCACGAGTTGCAGCCGCTGGTCACCACGTTCGAGGAACACCCGTGGAACTGGGCCGCGCACGAGCAGGGCGAGCGTACGCCGCGGCGCAACGAGCAGAGCCGGTGGAACGCGGGCAAGGACCTGTCGTTCACGCCGCTGCGGCCGGAGCGGGTGGTCGAGGTGCGATACGACTACATGGAGGGCGTCCGCTTCCGGCACACCGCGCAGTTCGAGCGGTGGCGGCCGGACCGGGAGCCGCAGACGTGCACGTACGAGCAGCTGGAACGGCCGGTCCGGTTCCAGCTGGCGGACGTGCTCGGCACCCGCTGA
- a CDS encoding IS4 family transposase, with the protein MVSGVGVRPDQVSVGVLVTAVPRDAVDGAVAQCGVGAKRSDGKLPPHVTAYLTMGLWLFADDDYAEVAKKVTGGLDRFGCWDAGWLAPTPGGISQARKRLGRDVLAEVFERVARPVASPVTSGAWLRDRRVLAIDGFDVDVPDTMENAAEFGYSRTGGGPSAFPKARVVALTECGTHAFLAAEVGAYAVAEQTLAMPLYSRLRRGELLTADRAFYSFTAWDRAQATGADLLWRIQAGIRLPVIEILGDGTYLTVLMDKTIRGGRRDRILAAAAGGTLDTCDDAINDRGLPAAHLVRIVEYDVPDRAGNGTGELITLATTITDPAQAGPDELAEAYHLRWEHETANDQLKTHLRGPGRILRSKLPDLVHQEIWAWLLVQHALTVLITAAADAAAIDPDRISFTDTLRLVRRSATGSAAISP; encoded by the coding sequence GTGGTGTCGGGTGTGGGGGTGCGGCCGGATCAGGTGTCGGTCGGTGTGCTGGTGACGGCGGTGCCGCGGGATGCGGTTGATGGGGCGGTGGCGCAGTGCGGTGTGGGTGCGAAACGGTCGGATGGGAAGTTGCCGCCGCATGTGACGGCGTATCTGACGATGGGGTTGTGGCTGTTCGCGGATGATGACTATGCCGAGGTCGCGAAGAAGGTGACCGGTGGACTGGACCGGTTCGGGTGCTGGGATGCGGGCTGGTTGGCGCCGACGCCGGGTGGGATTTCTCAGGCCAGGAAGCGGCTGGGCCGGGATGTGCTGGCGGAGGTGTTCGAGCGGGTCGCCCGGCCGGTCGCGTCACCGGTCACGTCAGGTGCGTGGTTGCGGGACCGGCGGGTCCTTGCCATCGACGGGTTCGACGTGGACGTGCCGGACACGATGGAGAACGCGGCCGAGTTCGGGTACTCCCGGACCGGTGGTGGCCCGTCGGCGTTCCCGAAAGCCCGGGTCGTGGCGTTGACCGAGTGCGGGACACACGCGTTCCTGGCGGCGGAGGTCGGCGCGTATGCGGTCGCCGAACAGACCCTGGCCATGCCGTTGTATTCGCGGCTGCGACGCGGGGAACTGCTGACCGCCGACCGTGCCTTCTACTCGTTTACGGCGTGGGACCGGGCGCAGGCGACCGGCGCGGACCTGCTGTGGCGGATCCAGGCCGGGATCAGGCTCCCGGTGATCGAGATCCTCGGCGACGGCACCTATCTGACCGTGTTGATGGACAAGACGATCCGCGGTGGCCGCCGGGACCGGATCCTGGCCGCCGCGGCCGGCGGGACCCTGGACACCTGCGACGACGCGATCAACGACCGTGGCCTGCCCGCCGCCCACCTGGTCCGGATCGTCGAGTACGACGTCCCGGACCGGGCCGGTAACGGCACCGGTGAGCTGATCACCCTGGCCACCACCATCACCGACCCCGCCCAGGCCGGCCCGGACGAACTCGCCGAGGCATACCACCTGCGATGGGAACACGAAACCGCCAACGACCAGCTCAAAACCCACCTCCGCGGGCCCGGCCGGATCCTGCGCTCGAAACTGCCCGACCTCGTCCACCAGGAAATCTGGGCCTGGCTGCTCGTCCAGCACGCACTCACCGTCCTGATCACCGCCGCCGCCGACGCCGCCGCGATCGACCCCGACCGGATCAGCTTCACCGACACCCTGCGCCTCGTCCGCCGCTCAGCCACCGGCTCAGCGGCCATTTCCCCCTGA
- a CDS encoding DUF3592 domain-containing protein, producing MSANRRRPRGLHRNPFTPRDGFLAWANSPPVTGALCVLAALLCLTAASAAHRHAATLRERGIQARAEVLRAGDDRNALLRFTTTGGQQITAEVGTLGWNPAPVAGGTAKVVYDPLNPAFSIAEARSAPDPVVTWLLLGLAGFFTLLAPLSFTGRIRWRS from the coding sequence GTGTCAGCGAACCGCCGGCGTCCACGTGGCCTGCACCGAAATCCGTTCACGCCGCGCGACGGCTTCCTCGCGTGGGCGAACAGCCCGCCGGTGACCGGTGCGCTGTGCGTACTGGCCGCGCTGCTCTGCCTGACCGCCGCGTCCGCCGCCCACCGGCACGCGGCCACGCTGCGCGAACGCGGCATCCAGGCCCGGGCGGAGGTGCTGCGCGCGGGCGACGACCGCAACGCACTGCTCCGGTTCACCACCACCGGAGGACAGCAGATCACCGCGGAGGTGGGCACGCTCGGCTGGAACCCCGCCCCGGTGGCCGGCGGCACCGCGAAAGTCGTCTACGACCCGCTGAACCCCGCGTTCAGCATCGCGGAGGCCCGGTCCGCGCCGGACCCGGTGGTCACCTGGCTCCTCCTCGGCCTTGCCGGATTCTTCACCCTCCTCGCGCCGCTCTCCTTCACCGGCCGCATCCGATGGCGTAGCTGA
- a CDS encoding benzoate/H(+) symporter BenE family transporter: MVSKLVQPVVAGAVTAVVGFASSFAIVLAGLRAVGASPAQASSGLLAGCLAVGLVAILLGVRHRLPIAIAWSTPGAALLVATGVPEGGWPAAVGAFLVTGLLIVLAGLFAPLGRWIAAIPQPIAGAMLAGVLLDLCLAPVRAIAEVPALAVPVIVVWALLFRFARLWAVPVALVVAAAGIALTAPAGGLGAVPLWPTVTLTAPMFTPAALISLALPLFLVTMASQNVPGMAVLAGFGYRAPLRPVLLTTGVATAIGAPAGAHAVNLAAISAALAAGPDASPDPSRRWIASVSAGGFMILLGLGAGLATALVLLSPPVLIEAVAGLALLSALAAALSSAVAEPAGREPAVVTFVVTASGVSFLGVGSAFWGLIAGTLLLLLLRPFRRSAPPGSPATPPAPASPAANEEIPPPAYPGRPAANEPAPARPTTT, encoded by the coding sequence GTGGTGTCCAAGCTCGTGCAGCCGGTCGTGGCCGGTGCCGTCACCGCCGTCGTCGGGTTCGCCAGCTCGTTCGCGATCGTGCTGGCGGGACTGCGCGCGGTCGGTGCGTCCCCCGCCCAGGCCTCGTCCGGCCTGCTCGCCGGGTGCCTGGCCGTCGGCCTGGTCGCGATCCTCCTGGGGGTACGGCACCGCCTGCCGATCGCGATCGCCTGGTCCACGCCCGGCGCCGCGCTGCTGGTCGCGACCGGCGTCCCCGAGGGCGGCTGGCCGGCCGCGGTCGGCGCGTTTCTGGTGACCGGCCTGCTGATCGTGCTGGCCGGGCTGTTCGCACCGCTCGGCCGGTGGATCGCGGCGATCCCGCAGCCGATCGCGGGAGCGATGCTCGCCGGGGTGCTGCTCGACCTGTGCCTGGCACCGGTACGCGCGATCGCGGAGGTACCGGCGCTGGCCGTACCCGTGATCGTGGTCTGGGCCCTGCTCTTCCGCTTCGCCCGGCTCTGGGCCGTGCCGGTCGCGCTCGTGGTCGCCGCGGCCGGCATCGCACTGACCGCACCCGCCGGCGGCCTCGGCGCGGTGCCGCTGTGGCCCACGGTCACGCTGACCGCGCCCATGTTCACGCCCGCCGCGCTGATCTCGCTGGCGCTGCCGTTGTTCCTGGTCACCATGGCCTCGCAGAACGTACCCGGCATGGCCGTGCTGGCCGGCTTCGGCTACCGGGCACCGCTGCGGCCGGTGCTGCTGACCACCGGCGTCGCCACCGCGATCGGCGCACCGGCCGGCGCACACGCGGTGAACCTGGCCGCGATCAGCGCCGCCCTGGCCGCCGGCCCGGACGCGTCGCCGGACCCCAGCCGGCGCTGGATCGCATCGGTCAGCGCGGGTGGCTTCATGATCCTGCTCGGCCTCGGCGCCGGCCTGGCCACCGCGCTGGTCCTGCTCTCGCCGCCGGTCCTGATCGAGGCGGTCGCCGGCCTGGCACTGCTGTCCGCGCTGGCCGCCGCGCTCTCCTCCGCGGTGGCCGAGCCGGCCGGCCGCGAGCCCGCGGTGGTGACGTTCGTGGTCACCGCGTCCGGCGTCTCGTTCCTGGGCGTCGGCTCCGCGTTCTGGGGCCTGATCGCCGGCACCCTCCTGCTGCTGCTCCTCCGCCCTTTCCGCCGCTCCGCACCACCTGGCTCGCCCGCCACCCCACCGGCTCCGGCCTCACCGGCCGCGAACGAGGAGATCCCGCCGCCGGCCTACCCGGGCCGCCCGGCCGCGAACGAACCGGCGCCGGCGCGGCCCACCACGACGTGA
- a CDS encoding XRE family transcriptional regulator — translation MTTPGGIGRRLRELREASGLSLSEVARRAGIGKATLSGLETGSRNPTLETLYAVTAQLGVPLGAVLAADPAQRVSGAAVTATLLETFEEPGAVFELYRLRVAAGAHQSSPAHQAGVTEHLTVFAGALRTGPADAPLLAGAGEHVSWRADVPHVYQTVGEADAHASLLIRTPRAG, via the coding sequence GTGACGACGCCAGGGGGAATCGGCCGGCGCCTGCGCGAGCTGCGCGAGGCGAGCGGGCTGTCGCTGTCCGAGGTGGCGCGGCGTGCCGGAATCGGCAAGGCGACGCTGTCCGGCCTGGAGACCGGCAGCCGCAATCCCACGCTGGAGACGCTCTACGCGGTGACCGCGCAGCTCGGCGTGCCGCTGGGTGCGGTCCTCGCGGCCGACCCGGCGCAGCGGGTGAGCGGCGCGGCCGTGACCGCGACGCTGCTGGAGACGTTCGAGGAGCCGGGCGCGGTGTTCGAGCTGTACCGGCTGCGGGTGGCCGCGGGCGCACACCAGTCGTCGCCGGCGCACCAGGCGGGCGTGACCGAGCACCTGACCGTGTTCGCGGGCGCGCTGCGCACCGGTCCGGCGGACGCGCCGTTGCTGGCCGGGGCCGGTGAGCACGTGTCCTGGCGGGCCGACGTCCCGCACGTCTACCAGACCGTGGGCGAGGCGGACGCGCACGCGTCGCTGCTGATCCGGACGCCGCGCGCCGGATAA
- a CDS encoding sigma-70 family RNA polymerase sigma factor: MNPAPSPRIPGSTTGPVDPRGRGRRGGGGDGGEGTGGFGPTGSAKSEDALVRTLYEEHAGPLLMFVLRLTGGDRQRAEDIVQETLLRAWRNAHRLGAQGQTSLRPWLVTVARRIAIDDHRSEKARPTETYDRELETFPTTSDETDRLLQEMTVSDALRTLTTAHREILVETYFKGRTVQEAASALGLPLGTAKSRVYYALRALRSALQERGVTG, encoded by the coding sequence ATGAACCCAGCACCCTCCCCTCGCATCCCCGGCAGCACCACCGGACCGGTCGACCCTCGCGGAAGAGGGCGACGCGGTGGCGGCGGCGACGGCGGCGAGGGCACCGGAGGCTTCGGCCCGACCGGCTCCGCCAAGAGCGAGGACGCGCTCGTCCGCACGCTCTACGAGGAGCACGCCGGACCGCTGCTGATGTTCGTGCTGCGACTGACCGGTGGTGACCGGCAGCGCGCCGAGGACATCGTGCAGGAGACGCTGCTGCGGGCCTGGCGGAACGCGCACCGGCTGGGTGCGCAGGGACAGACTTCGCTTCGGCCGTGGCTGGTCACGGTCGCCCGGCGGATCGCCATCGACGATCACCGGAGCGAGAAGGCCCGCCCGACCGAGACCTACGACCGCGAGCTGGAGACGTTCCCGACGACATCCGACGAGACCGATCGGCTGTTGCAGGAAATGACCGTCTCCGACGCGTTGCGCACGCTCACCACGGCGCATCGGGAGATTCTGGTGGAGACTTACTTCAAGGGGCGCACGGTGCAGGAGGCCGCATCTGCGCTCGGGCTGCCGCTCGGCACCGCGAAGTCGCGCGTCTACTACGCGCTGCGGGCCCTGCGGTCGGCGCTTCAGGAGCGGGGGGTGACGGGGTGA
- a CDS encoding DUF4142 domain-containing protein, whose protein sequence is MAAVRLRRRGARAVSTLAILGAVLFSAPAVAFAQAPTPEVVDPAAQDPSGPITSADEQFVIAVRLAGLWEIPAGDMASEKGESQRVKEVGEALREQHKELDGLAVDAAAKLNIQLPNEPNQDQSNWLAEMEAAEGAEFDEIFVARLRAAHGKIIPVVSTIRAATRNDVVRALAQQTNAFVMTHLTLLESTDLVNYAGLPAAPNAQADPVTGANALLAAAQARGATGGFDTTAIWLVLVVAVVAGAFGAVRIIRSR, encoded by the coding sequence ATGGCGGCTGTGCGGCTCCGGCGCCGGGGTGCTCGCGCGGTTTCCACCCTCGCGATCCTGGGGGCTGTCCTGTTCTCGGCGCCCGCCGTGGCGTTCGCCCAAGCGCCGACCCCCGAAGTGGTGGATCCGGCCGCGCAGGACCCGTCCGGCCCGATCACGTCCGCGGACGAGCAGTTCGTGATCGCGGTGCGGCTCGCGGGTCTGTGGGAGATCCCCGCCGGTGACATGGCCTCCGAGAAGGGCGAGTCGCAGCGGGTGAAGGAGGTCGGCGAGGCTCTCCGTGAGCAGCATAAAGAGCTCGACGGACTGGCCGTGGACGCCGCCGCGAAACTGAACATCCAGCTGCCGAACGAGCCGAACCAGGACCAGTCGAACTGGCTGGCTGAGATGGAAGCGGCCGAAGGGGCGGAGTTCGACGAGATCTTCGTGGCCCGGTTGCGCGCCGCACACGGCAAGATCATCCCGGTGGTCAGCACGATCCGCGCCGCGACCCGTAATGACGTCGTCCGCGCGCTGGCCCAGCAGACCAATGCCTTCGTCATGACTCACTTGACGCTGCTGGAGAGCACCGACCTCGTGAACTACGCCGGACTGCCTGCCGCGCCCAACGCGCAGGCCGACCCGGTCACCGGTGCCAACGCGCTGCTGGCGGCGGCGCAGGCACGCGGTGCCACCGGCGGCTTCGACACGACCGCCATCTGGCTGGTCCTGGTCGTGGCCGTGGTGGCCGGCGCGTTCGGCGC